From the genome of Nostoc cf. commune SO-36:
TTAGAAAGAAAAGTATGAATAAAAATCCACCAATACTGCCCCGAAAGCAGATAGATGGATGATACAATTTACAAGCGTTCGCTGTATTATTGCTTATGACTAAAACTAATTCAGAAATTTTAGAACAGCTTCGTACAGCAGCGAATGGTTTACTCATGATGAGCGAATCCGAGTATCCGTTTGAAGTTTTTCTTTGGGAAGATGCTGCACCTGCAACACCCCAAAAAGTTGTACAGCAAACAAATCATCCACAAAATACGCCCGTTAAAATTGTGGGAGTTGACGATTTTTTTAGTGTAGCAACGACAGAAGAAGATTGGCACGGCGAAGAAGAGAAAGCAACCGTCAAACGATTTCAAACTCTTGTGCAGACACTCAAAGAAAACTTGAACAATCTACAGGTGTATCGCCTTGGCAACAAAGAGATTGATGCTTATGTTGTTGGTCAAACTCCAACAGGTGATTTAGCGGGTATTTCTACGAAAGTTGTTGAAACTTGAGTGGTTTACGAATCTACCTTGCTTTCAATAACTGACTGAATCTCTGGTGAGACATTAGAAAGAAAATCATAGCCTGTCAAATTTTCGAGTTGGTCAACACTAACTCTGTAAGTTCTCCAATCATTGTTAATTTCTTGTTCATTCGGTACGTTCACCGCAATGACGCGAGTGCTGGCGGTAATACCTTCAAGCCCAGAGCCTGGGGTATCTAAAACTACAACGATTTTCCAAGTAGTTTGAGGAACCGTCACCCTACCTTTAAGGGGTTCGCCAAGACTACCAAAAAGCCCAGCTACGATATACAGTTCCTTACCTTGGCTTACTAGTTCCCGACAATAATCTTCTAAATTCCCCCAAGTGTTCCGGTTGTTGTCCGGTGTCTGGGGCATCATGTTGCTCATTAAAAAGGTGGCGGTGTTATCCTCTACTGTCTTGGTGCGATCGCCT
Proteins encoded in this window:
- a CDS encoding nuclease A inhibitor family protein; the encoded protein is MTKTNSEILEQLRTAANGLLMMSESEYPFEVFLWEDAAPATPQKVVQQTNHPQNTPVKIVGVDDFFSVATTEEDWHGEEEKATVKRFQTLVQTLKENLNNLQVYRLGNKEIDAYVVGQTPTGDLAGISTKVVET
- a CDS encoding DNA/RNA non-specific endonuclease — translated: MRLINRFQGLAVATTLIALLGCSPAVTQSPAPTTEKPLQPTPIVSTSISPHLLLGNPSSATPTKLTPDNYLMVKNQYALSYNQSKGTANWVAWQLNKSWLGDAERQNNFRPDNTLPAGWTRITPSAYTGSGYDRGHIAPSGDRTKTVEDNTATFLMSNMMPQTPDNNRNTWGNLEDYCRELVSQGKELYIVAGLFGSLGEPLKGRVTVPQTTWKIVVVLDTPGSGLEGITASTRVIAVNVPNEQEINNDWRTYRVSVDQLENLTGYDFLSNVSPEIQSVIESKVDS